The Halogeometricum borinquense DSM 11551 DNA window GATGCGGCCAACCGACGGCGAATCATCAATATACGCGCCACCGGAGGGAGGCAGCGACCTGACGCTCACTGCGAGCGCCGATGGTCGACAAATCGGCCAGCAGACCGTGACCCGGTGGTTCGGTCCCAAGAAGTTGCATACCGAGGCGTCTCCCGACGGACTTCTTGGCACGCTATTCCGACCGAGCGGGGATGGTCCATATCCAGGTGTTATGGTCCTCCACGGCTCAGGCGGTCAGCCCGCCGTCGGAAGCGCGCTCATGCTTGCCGCCCACGGATACGCAGCGTTCGCACCACAGTATTTCGGTCCGCCAGATGCAGTTCCGGACCAGCTAGCCGAGGTTCCCCTTGAATACCTCCAGCGGGGCTACGACTGGCTAACGAGCCGTCCAGCTGTTCGAGACGGCTCGGTCGGCCTCCTCGGCACTTCCAAAGGGGCTGAATTGGCGTTGCTAGCTGGTGCGACCTTCGATTGGGTCGGAGCTGTCGCGGCGTACGCACCGTCGGGCATCGTCTGGGCGGGGTTGACGTACGGTGGCGAGATGACATCGTCGTGGACACTCGACGGCGACCCGGTTCCGTTCGTCCCGACCGCGTTCCCGCCGTCGGTCATCGCCGACTACGTCGCATCGTGGCCGCTCGGAGGTTCGGTGTCGCTCCGACCGACCTACGAGGTTGGATTGGAGCAGGCGAGTACCGAGCGAATCTCGGAGGCGACGATACCGGTCGAGAACATCGACGGCCCGGTAACACTCGTCTCGGGCGGAGACGACAGATTATGGCCGTCAGCCACATTCGGACGGATGGTAGTGAGGCGACTCCGTAACCATGAGCATCCGTATCCGGTCCGACACGTTACGACGGAGACGGCGGGCCACGCCATCTCGTTCCCGTATCAGCCAACCACCGGGTTGACGGCGATAAGCAGTCCGCCCCCGGGGACTACGATGGCATTGGGCGGGTCTCCGGAAGGCCTCGCACGGGCTAACAAGGAGTCGTGGCCGGTCGTCCTCTCGACGCTTGAGGGGGGATTATCATGACCGCACGCGATATGCTTGCCGCTCCACGTCGGTGGGTGCGTCCGGCGATTGCTGCCGCGGTCGTTCCAGCTATCGTTGGTGTGGTTGCCTTCTTCAAGGGCTATCCGCTCCCGGTAGACGGCAGGGAGTTCGTGGCTGTCGCCGGAAGCGGGATATTACTTGGACTGCTCGGCATCGTCGGCTGGTGGTTGTCCGAACGTGGCCGTCCGGCGGCAGTCGTAACCGCGGTTGCGGGAGTCTCTGGGGGCGTGGGATGGAGCCTGTGGCGACCGGGCGTGACAGCGGCGCGTGTCGGCGGTGAAGTCGTCCTGACCGGCGATCCGATCCTTGCTCGTTTCGTCGGTGTCACCCCGTGGCTCCTCCTCGTCGTCGGCATCGTCGGAGTCGTCGAGCCTGTCGTTCCCGGTCTGAAAGCGTTCGTCGGAAGTAAAGCGGCAGCGTCTCGGCGCCGGACACGTCGAGGTGCACTTCGATTTGGGGTGCTGAGTGGCGTGGTGCTGACTTTCCTCTCAGTCCTCCCGGTGTACCTCATTGCGGATGGTTTCGGTGACGTACTCTTCCTCGGATTCAGTCTCGGTGGCGGATTCGTCGGCATGCTGATCGTCGCCTATCTGTTCGCACGCCACCACCTCGTACTGCCCGTCTTTGGAGTCGGTGTCATCACGTCCGCGGCAGCGGTAGCGGTGGCGACCGGCGGGTCACCGGTTGGATATCCGATGGCGTGGTCGATCTGGCTTCTCTTGGGAGTACTCCTCGGAGTCATTGAGGCGGTCGGTTGGCGACTCGTCTCGGCCGTCTGGTGACTGACGCTTCGCTAGGTTCGGTGAGGCGGGCAAATTCTTGCATGGACGCCACGAACTGACATTCACCTCACTCTTCGACCGCATCCGAATGCTGCCAGGTGTGTTGCATCAGTGCTTATCAATACCGCGTCTCCGGCGACGTGCGTGGGGAACACCGAAAGTCAATGCCCCTCTCTCCCGAGAAGTGTAGTATGGCTGAACATCTCTGTTCCCTCTCGGAGTTGGATGAAGGCGACTCGTGGCTGTTCACTGTCCGCGAAGCCGATGGAAGCGAGGAAGAAGTCGTTCTCGTCCGAACTGATGACTGCGTGCGCGCGTGGTTGAACTACTGTCAACACGAAACCGACCAGCGTCTCGACAGGGGGTTCGGCGCGGCGATGCGCGACGGTGAAATCGTCTGTCCGAAACACGGGTCGATGTACGACGCCTGTTCTGGGTACTGCGACAACGGCAAAGCCGCCGAATCGACACTCGTCAGTGTCGATGTCGAGACACGTGACGGCGATGTGGTACTCACTGACGACGACCGCACGTTCCTTCACGAGGGAGCAATCGAAGCGGACGATCTGCCGGGGTCGTCGTCGCACCTCACGTTCTAACGTATTCGCGCGATTTCGCGGGACTGTCCGCCCGACCCGAATGGATTTTCCGGGCGGACTGAGACGGACGGACAGTGACTGGTGACGCGTCTTCCGGTATTCCATCCGCCGGTTCCGATTTCGGTGGCGTACCCGAGACCTTCGAGGCGGTGACGACGCACGACGACCTTCTCGCGTGGTCCGCCGCGTACTGCGAACGCGCCGTCGAGACATTCGATTTCGATGTGGACCTCTCTCGCGTCGAATGGGAGGTCTCGACGCGTGCGAAGCGGCGCGCCGCGGCCGTCAAGCGCCCGCAAATTAGCGGTGCAACGGTCGGGGAGCCGAAATCATGGGCCGACGGCATCCCGGCGTGTACAGTCTCGCTGACGTGGGCGGCGTTCGAAGCGTTCGACGAAACCGAGTGGACGGCGACGCTCAGGCACGAGTTGGTCCACGTCGAACAGTTCCAGCGGTTCGGGACGACGAATCACGGTCCTCGATTCAAGCGACGGGCCGAGTCGGTGGATGCGCCGATTCGTGTCCGTCGATTCGCTGATCCGGCGTACGTCCTCTCCTGCGGTGACTGCGGTGGGGTGGTCGCCCGCCGCTACCGTGACTGCAAACTCGTCCGACGGCACGACGAGTACCTCTCCTCCTGTTGCTCGGCGTCGCTGACGCTTGCTGAGAGGGGGTGAACAGCGGAGGCGGCGATCCGGATTGGTGCGGCGGCCCAGATGGACGGCAAGACGGGCGCATGCGCCCGATCCAGCCAGTTGATTGATGTGGGAGACGCCGGTGGCTGTACCCGAGGGTACTCTCGACAGATGATTCAGACTGGGCAGGCGGTACAGGTTGGCATTGTCGTCGTGTCGGTCGCCGGACTGTGGATCGGCGCGCGTCTGCTCGTCGATTCTGTTGTCCGGTTAGCGCGACGCGTCGGCCTATCGGAGTTGACCATCGGACTGACCGTCGTCGCCGCGGGCACCTCCACACCCGAACTCGTTGTCACGGCCGATGCAGCCCTCGTGGGGCTCGGTGATATCGCCGTCGGCAACGTCGTCGGCTCGAACATCTACAATTTGGCGTTCATCCTCGGCGTGGTCTCGCTGCTCCGGGTCGTCCCAATAGAGCGCTCGCTCGTCCACCGCGACGGAGTCGCATTACTCGTCAGTACGTTCCTCGGCGTGTACGCGATATCCGACTCCGTGGTGACCCGAGGCGAGGGAGCGGTCCTCGTCGGCCTGTTCGTCGCGTACATCGCCTTTCTGCTTCGAAGCGGAATCACGGACGAAATGTCGGCCGACGCGGACGCCCCGCCCGGCGTCACCACCACCGTCACCGAGCGAATACAGTTCCGCGGGCGTGACGTCGTCTTGTTGGTCGCCGGACTGGCTATCGTCCTCATCAGCGGCGACCTGATGGTGGGATCGGCCTCGGAACTGGCGCGTGGCGCGGGCGTCTCCGAGTGGGTTATCGGTGGGACAATCGTCGCCGCTGGCACCTCCACGCCGGAGTTCGCCGTCTCGCTCGTGGCGATGCGACGCGGCCGACTCGGCGTCAGTGTCGGCAACGTGGTCGGGAGCAACGTGTTCAATCTCCTCGTCATTATGGGTGTCGGCGCGGTGATTCGTCCGCTGTCGCTAAGCGGTTCTATCGGGCTGAGTCTGACGTGGTTGGTCGCCGTCTCCGTCGCCGTGGTCGCGGCTCTCTGGACGGGGCGTCGCCTCTCGCGTGCGGAAGGCGGACTGTTCGCGGGGTCGGAAGTTATCCGGTGGGTCGTCGGCCTCCTCGGTCTCGGGTAGGTTCTCAGTCGTTCTGCCGTGCCGAGGCAACGGGCGGGACGGGGACGCTGTCGAGGACTTCGTCCACTACGTCGAGTGGATCGACACCGCGGACGCGCGCGTCCGATGTCAGGACAAGTCGGTGGCGGAACACCGACGGTGCGGCGGCTTTCACGTCGTCCGGGACGGCGTAGTCGCGTCCTCGGATGACCGCGCGGGCGCGCGCAGCCTCGAACAGTCGCTGGATTCCACGCGGGGAGACGCCGACATCGACGCGGGCGTCTTCACGTGTCGCACGACCTAAATCGACGATGTAGTCGCGCAGTTTCTCGTCCACGCGGACGTGTTCGGGGACAGAGCGGAGTGCGGACACTTGTTCATCGGTGACGACGCGCGAGGCCGACGGGGAACGCCGCGTCCGGTCGGCCCGCCGGTCGATGAGTTCGCGCTCGCCTTCGCGTCCGGGGTACCCGAGTTCGGTCTTGACGATGAACCGATCCCGTTGCGCCTCGGGCAGGCGGAACGTTCCTTCCTGTTCGACTGGGTTCTGCGTGGCGATGACGAAAAACGGGTTCGGGAGGTCGTGGGTGACGCCGTCCACCGTGACCTGTCCCTCGCCCATCGCTTCGAGGAGCGCGGCCTGCGTCTTCGGCGGCGCGCGGTTAATCTCGTCTGCGAGGACGACGTTGGCGAAGATAGGGCCGGGTTGGAACTCGAACGCTCCCTGTCGCTCGTCGTAGACGTTCGACCCGGTGATGTCGGCTGGGAGGAGGTCGGGCGTGAACTGAATACGGGCGAACGAGAGACCGAGGGCGGCGGCGATGCTCCGTGCGGTCAGCGTCTTTCCGGTGCCGGGAACGTCCTCGAGGAGGACGTGACCTCGGGCGAGGACGCCAGTCAAGACGGTTTCGAGGAAGTCGCGCTCTGCGACGACTGCGGCGCTGACAGCCTCGACCACGTCGTCGCACGTCGCCGCGGCCTGTGGTACGTCCATAGGGCCGCTTCGGCGGACCACCTTTTGAACTTTCCCGTCGGAGAACCAACTTGTTGGCCGTCTACATGACATCGGTGACTTATTTTCACGTCCGCAAGCGAGTCGGGAAGCGTGGCGAGAGACACTGTCTGATTTTGAAGCTACGCAGACGGGCGGGATAGATTTATGAGTGCTTTCTCTCGATGAGTATCATGTCAAATCAGTGTTTGCTCTGTACGCCCCCAACGACCACTCGGCGTAGACTCATCGCCCGATGAAAATCACAGATATCGAAGCGTTCGCGGTCAACATTCCGCTCGTTCCGTTTGAAGACGGTGGCATCGCGCCGTACGTAACCAACCATAACTCGTTGACGGACATGGACCGAGTTCTCGTCCGCGTCGATACCGACGAGGGAATCTCCGGGTGGGGGGAGGTCCGCGTGTTCCTCACACCTGCGGCGACCGTCTCTATCATCGAAGACGGTATCCGACCGCTTGTCGTCGGTCAGTCGCCGTTCGAGTTGGAGGCGCTCCGGCGACAGGTGTTCGTTGAGTACGCCAACGCCGACATGTTCTTTGCGCCGGTCGAAGTCGCATGCTGGGATATCGTCGGACAATCGCTCGACAAACCGGTGTACGAACTGCTGGGCGGTTGGACAGCACCCAGCCAGACGAATACGAGACACCGCGAGCATCAGGGCGATTACAGTAACGAGGACGACTACGGTAACGACCACGAGATCGAAGTCGCGTACTGTCTTGGCATTCTCTCCCCCGAACAGTCCAGACAGCGTGCCGCTGAGGTCCTTAATGAGGGCTATTCCGTGTTGAAAACGAAAGCTGGCCGCGACTGGACGGAAGACGTTGCTCGCATCGAGGCCATGCACGACGAGGTTGACGGCGAACTGTCGTTCCGTCTCGACCCGAATCAGGGATGGACTATCGATCAAGCGATTCGCGTCGGTTCGAAACTGGCCGATGCCGGCATCTACCTTCAGTACATGGAACAGCCGATTCGGGTCGATGCACACGATTCTCTGGCCGGTCTGAAACGGCAAACTCGGCAGCCAATCGGACCGAACGAGGATACGTATATTCCGCACAATCTGCGGCGACTCGTCGCTGCTGGTGCCATTGACGTTGCCGTGTTGGATCTGACGCCCGCCGGCGGTATTACCGGTCTCCGACAGGAGGCCGCCATCGCAGCGGATGCGGGTATCCCGGCCGTCCATCACTGCGCATTCGACCTCGGGATCAGAACGGCGGCAATCTTGCACGCCGTCCACGGGATTCCGGGTTTTTCGCTCCCGCCCGATTCGGTCTACTACGGGTGGGAGGACGACGTGATTGCAGATCCGTTCGACGTCGCCGATGGAACGCTCCGTGTCCCGCAGGATTCCGGTCTGGGCATCGAAATCGACCGCGACCGAATCGAGGAGTACCGAATCGCATGACTCGCTCGCCTTCGACGCTGGACGCTGAAGTCTCGTTCGGCGCGCAGTCTGCACGTACTATCGCGGCAGTCGGCGGAACCGACGGGTCAGTCCTCGTCGTCCCGGTCGGGAGCATCGAACAGCACGGAGCGCACCTACCGGTTGCAACCGACACGCTGCTCGCAGAGCGTGTGGCAACGGCAAGTGCCAAGCGCATCGTCGCTGACGTTCCGATTCTGGTCGCACCGTCGGTGAGACCGGGCTATTCGCCGCATCATCTCCCGGTCGGTGGGACGCTCTCGGCTGGCTTCGAGACGCTTCTGGACTTGCTCCGAGATATGGCCGAGACCGGTCTCGACAACGGGTTCGACGCGCTGGTTTTCGTGAACGGCCATGGTGGTAATACGTCCCTTATCGACGCCGCCGTCTCCGAAATCGGACGCGAACATCCCGATCGAGAGATTCTCGGTCTCACGTACTTCGAACTCGTTGCAGACCTCGCGGCGACGGTGCGCGAGAGCGACCTCGGTGGTATGGCGCATGGCGGCGAGTTCGAAACGTCGATGATGTTGCATCTCTTTCCGGAACTGGTCGATACGGACGAGATGCCCGCTGAATACTGGGACGAACACTACGAACAGGGCGGCGCCGATCTCGTTGTCGGCGGTCCGCTGTCCGTCTATCGGTCGTTCGACGAGTACTCCGAAAGCGGTGCAATCGGCGATCCGAGCGTCGCAGACGAAAACACCGGACGACAACTCTTCGACGGCGCAGTGACTGCGCTCTCCGATCTACTGACAGACGTTCACGAAAAGAACAGCGAGTGAGATACGAGGCGGCCGACGCGAGCGACAGTTCCCGCAATCGTCTCTCGGTATTGCCATCTTCTCTTCAGCCTTCCAACTATTTTATTGTCTTTCGGTCTACACATTCTGTCGAGATGGTCCCCGAATCTCACCCCACCGCGACGGTGCCCCGTGGCGAACCGGCTCCCGACCTCTCCGGTGAAGCAGTGTACACGCACGACGGCTATCGACTCGGACAGGCCGTCGGCGTCACCGTAGATCTCGACCAGGGGAAGGCCACCGGATTACTTGTCGCGGATATCGACGAGAACAGATTTCCGAACCTTCCGACCGGTAATAAGGGCGTTAGCATCCCGTACCCTCGAATCGACGGTATCGGCGACGTAATCGTCGTTGACGTTCTCGGCTCGGAGTTGGGGGCGTCGCCATCTGACGAATTCGATTCCGAGGAACTATCCGAGGCGTTGTCGGAGGACGCCGCGGAGAAGCCACAGGCTCGCTGACGGTTTATATCAGTCAGCCTGTCGAAGCTTCACTGGCGTCTGCTGCGAACGTACGACACCTCGTCAGCCGCCGCCAACGCCGGCAAATCCTCGACGGCGGCGCGACCCTCCACGAGCGACTCGTGGCGGTTTTTCACGTCTACTGTGGGCGAGGATGGGAGGTTGCCCTCCGATCCGAGTTCGACCACGATGCGGACGTGTCCCTCATCGTACGCTACCCCGGCACTATCGGCGTACGCTGATCGGCTGTCGGCCTCAACCAGTCCAACGAGTCCGTTGCCGAGATGTTCACGTGCGGTGTCGGTCACCGTGGTTGGACTGCTCTCGGTCGGCGCTGTCGCTGTCTGTGTTTCGCTCCCACCAGTTTCCCCCATTTTCCCCGACGAACCGGTTTCGTTACCCGGGCGTCCCCCAAGACACCCCGCGAGGCCCACTGCACGGACCGAAACGACACCGGCGACGAATCGACGTCGGGTCGAATCGTCGAACACGGCTGCCTCTTCCAAATACGCATAAATATATCTTCTGGGGAGAATATCAATACTGATATACTGTCTGTCGCGTGAACTGGTTGCTGTGACTGCGACCGTTAGTGGATGCTAAATCAACCGCATGAGTCCGTACGTTTGCTCGTCGCTGATCGTCCGGTTGGTACTCAATCCACCGCTACCCGCAAACTAACCGACAGACTAACCGGCAGACTAACCAGCAAGTAACTAACACACTTTGTCACGTTGTTGCATTCGCTCCTCGGACTTTAGTCCCGTTCTCGGTCTGTCAGGAGCGAACATGGGTTGGTGGACGGCGGTCCCCACCCCGCCGGACCACTCTCGATGCACTTCTCGTGGGTTGAGTGCTGCTACTCGCTGACGCTACAACTCGGCGACTACGCTGTGCCCTCAGTACGTATCTCGAAGCGCGCTCCGCCGGTTTCGCTCTCCGTAATGTGTACTGTCCATTCGTGAGCGTGAGCGATTGTGCGAACGATACCGAGTCCGAGTCCGGTACCTTGGGGTTGCGTCGAGACTCCGGGTTCGAACACCTCGTCTCGGTCTGCTTCGGGGATGCCACGTCCATCGTCTTCGACGAAAAATCCGTTCGAGAGACGCCCGACGCGGACTGTTATCGTCTCGTCGGGTGAGTTGTGATCGATGCTGTTTCGAAACAGGTTCTCGAACAGTTGTTTCAGCCGCCCCTCGTGTGCCGCTATGGTTCCGAGGTTGTCCGCAACGACGAGGGTGGCGTTGGTGCCGTTCACCGCTGTTTCCCACGACTCTCGGGCGACGCTACCGAGAAGGACTGTCTCCCGTTCTTCGACGGGTTGTCCCTGCCGTGCGAGGCTCAGCATGTCTTCGATAATCTGGCGCATCCGCTGATGAGCGTCCTCGATACGTTCGAGTCGCTTTTCTATCGTGTCGTACTGGCCTGCCTCGTGATTCGCACGAAGGATTTGCAGTTGTCCGGACGCGAGATTAAGTGGGTTCCGCAAGTCGTGGCTGACGACGCTCGCAACCTGTTCGAGTTGCTCGTTTTGGTGTTCGAGTTCGCGTTCGTGGTGACGGAGCAGTTGCTCTCGTTCGACGCGTTCGAGCGCCGCACTCGCGTTCGAGGCCAGAATTCGAGCGAGCGAGACACGGGAGTCGTTCAGCGTTCCGGGTTCTCGTGATCCCGCCATCAGCACTCCGACATCACCGATGGGAAGAACGACCTCACTCTGTATCTCCGTATCGGGGTTCATTACCGCAGGGTCCGTGGAGACGTTCTCGAACACCTCACCTTCGCCGCTCTCGAACACTCGCCACGCGATGCCGTGCCCTCGTGGGATGACCTCGTCGTCAACAATCTCCTTTGCGGCATCGGACACCGCGTGGGTAAGCAGCGCATCGCGGTCTTCGTCGTAGAATGAGATGCTGTTCAGCGGATAGTTGAGGATGTTTTCCGCCGCATCACTCACGATTGTTGCGACTTCCTCGTACGTCGTCGCCGTCGTCAGTTCTCGGCTTGCGCTGTGGAGCGCGCTC harbors:
- a CDS encoding acyl-CoA thioesterase/bile acid-CoA:amino acid N-acyltransferase family protein; its protein translation is MISRRSVLQCITAGSLVGLVGHTGSTAQPESTTDGTDQNATGKLRVSPTSVHYDEPFTLMVSGIAPGTAVTITARTFDREGRQWASFATFTASSKGVVDIETHAPDAGTYETVSPMGLIWSMRPTDGESSIYAPPEGGSDLTLTASADGRQIGQQTVTRWFGPKKLHTEASPDGLLGTLFRPSGDGPYPGVMVLHGSGGQPAVGSALMLAAHGYAAFAPQYFGPPDAVPDQLAEVPLEYLQRGYDWLTSRPAVRDGSVGLLGTSKGAELALLAGATFDWVGAVAAYAPSGIVWAGLTYGGEMTSSWTLDGDPVPFVPTAFPPSVIADYVASWPLGGSVSLRPTYEVGLEQASTERISEATIPVENIDGPVTLVSGGDDRLWPSATFGRMVVRRLRNHEHPYPVRHVTTETAGHAISFPYQPTTGLTAISSPPPGTTMALGGSPEGLARANKESWPVVLSTLEGGLS
- a CDS encoding Rieske (2Fe-2S) protein; its protein translation is MAEHLCSLSELDEGDSWLFTVREADGSEEEVVLVRTDDCVRAWLNYCQHETDQRLDRGFGAAMRDGEIVCPKHGSMYDACSGYCDNGKAAESTLVSVDVETRDGDVVLTDDDRTFLHEGAIEADDLPGSSSHLTF
- a CDS encoding SprT-like domain-containing protein encodes the protein MTGDASSGIPSAGSDFGGVPETFEAVTTHDDLLAWSAAYCERAVETFDFDVDLSRVEWEVSTRAKRRAAAVKRPQISGATVGEPKSWADGIPACTVSLTWAAFEAFDETEWTATLRHELVHVEQFQRFGTTNHGPRFKRRAESVDAPIRVRRFADPAYVLSCGDCGGVVARRYRDCKLVRRHDEYLSSCCSASLTLAERG
- a CDS encoding calcium/sodium antiporter, with amino-acid sequence MIQTGQAVQVGIVVVSVAGLWIGARLLVDSVVRLARRVGLSELTIGLTVVAAGTSTPELVVTADAALVGLGDIAVGNVVGSNIYNLAFILGVVSLLRVVPIERSLVHRDGVALLVSTFLGVYAISDSVVTRGEGAVLVGLFVAYIAFLLRSGITDEMSADADAPPGVTTTVTERIQFRGRDVVLLVAGLAIVLISGDLMVGSASELARGAGVSEWVIGGTIVAAGTSTPEFAVSLVAMRRGRLGVSVGNVVGSNVFNLLVIMGVGAVIRPLSLSGSIGLSLTWLVAVSVAVVAALWTGRRLSRAEGGLFAGSEVIRWVVGLLGLG
- a CDS encoding AAA family ATPase; its protein translation is MDVPQAAATCDDVVEAVSAAVVAERDFLETVLTGVLARGHVLLEDVPGTGKTLTARSIAAALGLSFARIQFTPDLLPADITGSNVYDERQGAFEFQPGPIFANVVLADEINRAPPKTQAALLEAMGEGQVTVDGVTHDLPNPFFVIATQNPVEQEGTFRLPEAQRDRFIVKTELGYPGREGERELIDRRADRTRRSPSASRVVTDEQVSALRSVPEHVRVDEKLRDYIVDLGRATREDARVDVGVSPRGIQRLFEAARARAVIRGRDYAVPDDVKAAAPSVFRHRLVLTSDARVRGVDPLDVVDEVLDSVPVPPVASARQND
- a CDS encoding mandelate racemase/muconate lactonizing enzyme family protein, with amino-acid sequence MKITDIEAFAVNIPLVPFEDGGIAPYVTNHNSLTDMDRVLVRVDTDEGISGWGEVRVFLTPAATVSIIEDGIRPLVVGQSPFELEALRRQVFVEYANADMFFAPVEVACWDIVGQSLDKPVYELLGGWTAPSQTNTRHREHQGDYSNEDDYGNDHEIEVAYCLGILSPEQSRQRAAEVLNEGYSVLKTKAGRDWTEDVARIEAMHDEVDGELSFRLDPNQGWTIDQAIRVGSKLADAGIYLQYMEQPIRVDAHDSLAGLKRQTRQPIGPNEDTYIPHNLRRLVAAGAIDVAVLDLTPAGGITGLRQEAAIAADAGIPAVHHCAFDLGIRTAAILHAVHGIPGFSLPPDSVYYGWEDDVIADPFDVADGTLRVPQDSGLGIEIDRDRIEEYRIA
- a CDS encoding creatininase family protein; protein product: MTRSPSTLDAEVSFGAQSARTIAAVGGTDGSVLVVPVGSIEQHGAHLPVATDTLLAERVATASAKRIVADVPILVAPSVRPGYSPHHLPVGGTLSAGFETLLDLLRDMAETGLDNGFDALVFVNGHGGNTSLIDAAVSEIGREHPDREILGLTYFELVADLAATVRESDLGGMAHGGEFETSMMLHLFPELVDTDEMPAEYWDEHYEQGGADLVVGGPLSVYRSFDEYSESGAIGDPSVADENTGRQLFDGAVTALSDLLTDVHEKNSE
- a CDS encoding PRC-barrel domain-containing protein, with protein sequence MVPESHPTATVPRGEPAPDLSGEAVYTHDGYRLGQAVGVTVDLDQGKATGLLVADIDENRFPNLPTGNKGVSIPYPRIDGIGDVIVVDVLGSELGASPSDEFDSEELSEALSEDAAEKPQAR